The DNA region ATGaacagtaaaaactaaaaaaagtttaTGAACAGTAAAATAAGAAGTTTATGAAACAGTAAAATAAGAAGTTTATAAAACAGTAAGTGATAAGTTTATGAAACAGTTAAAGTAAGAAGTTTTAGAAAActttaaaagtaatttataaaACACTAAAAGTGAGAATTTTATGAAACAATAAAGTAAGAATTTTATAAAACAGTTGAGTAAGAGTTTGATGAACAGTAAAGTAAGAAGTTTAtaaaactttaaagtaatttatGAAACACTAAAGTGAGAAGTTTATGAAACAGTAAAGTAAGAATTTTATGAAACAGTAAAGTAAGAAGTTTATGAAACAGTAAAGTAAGAAGGttttataaaactttaaaaaagtaaTTCATGAAACACTAAAGTGAGAAGTTTATGAAACAATAAAGTAAGAAATTTATGAAACAGCAAAGTGAGAAGTTTATGAAACAGTAAAGTACGAAGTTTAtaaaactttaaagtaatttatGAAACACTAAAGTGAGAAGTTTATGAAACAATAAAGTAAGAATTTTCATAAAAACAGTTGAGTGAGAAGTTTATGAAACAGTAAAGTACGAAGTTTAtaaaactttaaagtaatttatGAAACACTAAAGTGAGaagtttatgatacaataaagtaagAATTTTATGAAACAGTAAAGTAAGAAGTTTATGAAACAGTAAAGTAAGAAGTTTATGAAACAGTAAAGTAAGAATTTTATGAAACAATAAAGTAAGAAGTTTATGAAACAGTAAAGTAAGAAGTTTATGAAACAGTAAAGTACGAAGAATTAAACAGTTAAGTAAGAAGTTTATAAAACAGTAAAGTGGAAGTCAAACCTTTGGACAAGAAAAGTAGCGTTTGTGGGAGCAATGTCTTGGATGGATGAtgggattgttgagccaactctccctTTATGGGAGTACGAGTTTGCTAAatgtgaaaaaattgaaaaggagAAGAAAGCTATTTGCATGAACAATTTAGCTGACAATTATGATGTGTCGTCAGAAGGAATGAAAGATGGGAAGATGTGGAAAAGAGGTTAACGTGTATTTAATGTAAATGATGGtgtatttttattggttttattggaTCTTggattttaatgcatttttccctatttattgatttattgttttttagtgAGTGGgatacctttttttatatatccctttacttcttcctaatgaacacctttattattctttggaagcttcaagattTTCAAATCAGTtgccccctttggtgggcttcttgttccatatgaattggttttaccttgtgaataataattgtttataaacaagtcacttcatttttgactcctgttttgtttacttcgctgtagtgctatatatcaacgtgtcagattgataaggggaaccgaacagattcccgaaagctatccttgctgtttttaaatttaaatatatgtacatatacataactgtggattggcttctccaataataataataataataataataataataataataataataataaaaacagtgtACAAGTTACAAGTGTTGGAGGATGGGGGAGATAAACACTAGTTAATTGCCTAGAATAGAAAGTGTTGGAACTTATGGGCCATAAATGTTTTAGGAGTGTAAAAAGGGAAGCCAGGTAATGAAATATCTGTAGCATGAGGAGGGAGActtgaactaacctaacccaacctaaactaggggcgtggcaaaaaaaaaaaaaaaaaaaaaaaaaaaaaaaaaaaaaaaaaaaaaaaaaaaaaaaaaaaaaaaaaaaagcagttggcGCAATACTAGTAAACATCTCTGGAATTTGCTTCCCGGGCAACCCTTATCACCTACAGGTGgtgtactgcaggcattacttgaaggtctttgcagcgtcccttcgaaccctagctgcaacctctttcttttattttaccgtGCCCCCGcttatattctctcttccatctgactttccaccctcccccaaCATTTgagagtttttcctcctgttacaccttccaaaccttttcagtgccaatttccctttcagagctgaatggcctCGTACGTCCCAGCGTTTGTCCTTTGACCTAAATCCTATAATAATCCATTCTATTCTCTTATGACCTACGTTTCCCATTGTTTAGATTGACGTGTCTGGACTGACCTGGTTCTATGCGTCGGTAGGTTTCGCCGTTGGCCGTGTGCAGGACAGTGTCGTAGGGCGGGGCGGCCTGCCACGCCGCAGCCGTTGCGGCGGAGGTCATGTAGGAGTGGTGGGTCAGGGGCGTCGATCTCTCCAGGACCTCCTGTCGAAGCAATAGAAGATTCAGCCGCTGAGGATACTCTCCTCACACAATTACCAGTTTGtgtaaattatgaatttaagtgatatatatatgaagtgcagtatttttttgtttgtttactctgGCAAATGATTGGATCTAGTACTTTGAAAACGACGCATTCTCTTTACCAAGGGCTGTAGTAGGCAGACGACTTTGTTTTTTGAATGGTCGTTATATTTTAGACTGAgaaattcatctatatatatatatatctatatatataatatatatatatatatatatatatatatatatatatatatatacatacatatacatgtatgtaaattatatgccacatattacaatatatacatacatatatgtatatgtacacatatattatttttatgatattaggTCCTGGTATCAAAGGAGGGAGTGATTCTATTGACCATTTTATCGGTTaagtgttttgatttattttttttacttcgttaGAATCTAATTTTCTATTTCTTATACCGTCTTGACATTTTGCGTTGTTTTTTCGTAGCTTAGTTTAATAACTAAATAAtcttaataactaataataaataactaataataacttaataataataaataataataatatgtccaaCATTTGAAGTattagacaattttattttttggaatcTTACGGAAAGTCCATCGAAATTAGTCCTCGTGCTGCCAGCAAGTGAtcgggcctttttttttttttttttttttttttattttttttttttttttttttttaatagtttgtaACTTTAGGAAGAATGAACCTTATGGGAGTTGGCGTTCTCAgagcgctattattattattattattattattattattattattattattattattattattataaccaatAACTTCGCGTCTGCATCGAAACAACGTATTTTCGGaaacaagaagataaaaaaaaagaaaaaaaatctataaaagtgttaaatctttttcaatttttgaatatttttattatttgtatttttacttttttaatcataattctattattttcatcataatgataagaatccaaaataaaataataataaaatttaataaagcaTTACCGGAGGAATTTGCGAATAGTCGGGCGGGTTGGACCACATGACGGGTTCTGTCTTTTGGAGATGGGGGTGGCTGTGGGCGGGTGCGTGGGCGTGGGTGGCTGACGTCATGTACGGAGTTTGTACGAAGTCGTAGGTAGCGGACCTGCGACCATCATCCTTCATGTACCTGAATcagagaatttttattattattattattattattattattattattattattattattattattattattattattattattttttccacaaTAGTGATTACAGTATGTTTACATTATATTTAAGACCTGTTTATGAGGCatctataaatattaaattttcgtTTTGGCCCAAGAAACTGAAAACTTGATTTGGATATTagcatatgtgtgtttatatatacatttatttatgtataaatatcaatatataaatatatatttacatttatatatacacatatgtatatatatgtacattatataatcCTTGTatctatttgtgtatatatatatatatatatatatattatatatatatatatatatatacacatacatacatacgtatgtgcaTATAGGCATACAAATATCGAAATTAATAAGGTGTTGgtgactatagctggttcactcaAGGTAGATTTTTGGATGAGCCGTAATGCTTaggagacgtttgtttggcggtcgccgattggctggtaccggaaggtaggcagctcccagccaatcagtgaCCGCCGAACAGATtaattctaactctctctcttctcttctctctcatttctcgtctctctctctctctctctctctctctctctctctctcagagagagagctAAGATTCTTAATATAAACATTGCATCCAACGTACGTAATTATTTTCCTGACATTTAATTGCATGCCACCCCGAACGTTTCAGGTATTTTTCTGCATggatttgaacatttcaaaaaagaaaattaatcccCAGACCAATCAGTTATGCCACAACGATGTAGCTTTGAGTGGATCACTTATGAAATGGAATAAGTGGTAATATCAGTGGCaaagatgataaaatatatatataaaaaataaatgcttttcaGATAAGAGATAATCAAACCTTGTCTTACAGAAGCGTAAGGATAAATGTAGCTTAATATATACAAAGATAAAATTAGAAGAAGAAAGCGTTTAAATAAGAGACAGTAAACCTTCTCTTGATAGAGACgtaaaaataaatgtatctttttaatatatacaaagataAATTAGGAAGAAAGCTTTCAAATAAGAGATAGTAAACCTTCTCTTGATAGAGACGTAAGAATAAATGTATCTTTTTGACTACAAagacaataaaatctaataaagaaAGCCTTCAGATAAAGAGCCAGTGAAAAACCTCTTGACGTAAGCGTAAGAATAAATGTACCTTTCTGAACGCAAAGACaataaaatctgaaaaaaggAGGCTATCTACAATCCATCACTGTTCACatagagcctcagtggcgtggtcggttagGTCTTggccctgccacctcggtggtcgcgagttcgattctcgggcagtccactgaggtatgagagatgtgcatttctggtgatagacgttcgctctcgacgtggttcggaagtcacgtagaaagtcgttggtcccgttgcttaataaccactggttccgtgcaacgtaaaaacaccatacaaacaaacaaacactgttCACATACTCACATGTCAGTTTTGTAGTAGTAATAGGGCTCCGTGTAAGGTATGGATGCTAACGTAGTGATGGCTGGGGCGGATTCCAGGGTGGCGTAGGTAGCGCCCTCGCTGCTTACGTGGGCGTGAGCATGGACGTGGGGATCCACTGTATGGGCGGGCACGTGCTCTACTGAGTGGTAATCTCCGTACACTACGACGCTCTGTAGGCGATAATAAAATTcacgttatatatatctatatagttatttatatactatattatgtatatgtatatatgtaaatgtacgtaaatatgaatatgtatatatgtaaatatatatataatatatatatatatatatatatatatatatatatatatatatatatatatatatatatatactgtataaatatatgcatttttacGATTATGGATAATTTGattcttaaattaaaataaaaactactgaggctagagggctgcaatttggtgtgttagATGATGGGAGGGTAGGTGACTAACagaccaatttgcagacctctagcttttgtcgtttttaagatctgagggcggacgggaaaATGTGAAGACGGACAGGCAAAACCattacaacagttttcttttacagaaaacgaaaaacagCATTTTTGAGAGAAGACtatgaaaaaaagtattttttcacaTCACTTGACAGTTAGGATGCAGAGATGTGCAGAAGttcaaataattaatataaaaacccGCCCTGCATCTGCAAATTAACCACACAATCATGTGGAAtttgttaaaaaagttaaaagaaacaaCATGTTAGTCACGATGAAAGATTTAGTCACGATAAATGGCATTCACTTATCAAAAGCTATTTGTAAGAAGTGCCTAGTATTCTCTAGTGGAATTGCAGGGCTTTGAGGAAGAGTTGAGGAACTCCAAGCTATTGTGAGAACTTAGAGATCAGCTCTTGATCAGCTCTTATGTGTCTTCCAGGCAGGCAGTGATAAAACCTACAATCatgattttaattataaaatgaaCAATATATTCAGTGAATGTAATTTAGGTAATGCTGCTAGCATTGATGCCAGTGCctgggtttattattattattattattattattattattattattattattattattgttgttcagaggatgaaccctaatcatatagaacaagcccaccaaaggggccattgacttgacattCAGGCTTTAAAAAAATATGGTGCCAATTACCAAGAAGTAAGACGAgctaaaggaaaatacaaaaagaagagatctcgcttattaaagaaaaaaatttactaaattagtaaatagataaaatatgtattaaaatgcaatgagaatagtATATCAAAGCATTGCATCTCCGTTTAAACTTTGGAAGTCCTAATTGCACGACGTCCTCATGAAGACAGTTCCTCAGTCCAAGAGCAGCTTGAGGAACATCTAGCGAGTTGTCATTAAAAAACCAACCATCCAGATTATACAAAcaagaaattttgtttaatgaaaGATAGTCAGTAAGCCCTAAGGAAAAGGTGGAAGACTTCTAAAAGtggtaaggataaaaaaaaaatcagatggtGCTTTTCCAAAATTAACTGGGTCTACAGGCTTCGTAAATAAATCTATGGAACTGATCAAATAACCTTGGTATTGaggtatttgtttgtgtgtggtgtgtgcgttgTTTGTCCCCTTGGTCCCATATCAATTTGGTTTCACTAAAAATCAGAGATCGCCTTTAGGGCCATCAGACTTGGAGGTCCCTCGGCTCCTAAAAGGCATGTAACGCGTCCTGGTGTTTTTGGCATCATTAAACAATGCCATATGACTTGCATTAGAAGGGCAATTGTAGTAGGTTTGGGTATCGTTTTTCATCAGAGAAGTACTTCAAAATAACAGTTGGAAGGCTTATGAGGAGGTCCCAGATGTTATTATCCTTTTCTGCTGCAACCTTATATGGTatcaaaaaagtatatcttagtttaaccagaccactgaggtgattaacagctctcctagggcaggcccgaaggattatatttNNNNNNNNNNNNNNNNNNNNNNNNNNNNNNNNNNNNNNNNNNNNNNNNNNNNNNNNNNNNNNNNNNNNNNNNNNNNNNNNNNNNNNNNNNNNNNNNNNNNNNNNNNNNNNNNNNNNNNNNNNNNNNNNNNNNNNNNNNNNNNNNNNNNNNNNNNNNNNNNNNNNNNNNNNNNNNNNNNNNNNNNNNNNNNNNNNNNNNNNNNNNNNNNNNNNNNNNNNNNNNNNNNNNNNNNNNNNNNNNNNNNNNNNNNNNNNNNNNNNNNNNNNNNNNNNNNNNNNNNNNNNNNNNNNNNNNNNNNNNNNNNNNNNNNNNNNNNNNNNNNNNNNNNNNNNNNNNNNNNNNNNNNNNNNNNNNNNNNNNNNNNNNNNNNNNNNNNNNNNNNNNNNNNNNNNNNNNNNNNNNNNNNNNNNNNNNNNNNNNNNNNNNNNNNNNNNNNNNNNNNNNNNNNNNNNNNNNNNNNNNNNNNNNNNNNNNNNNNNNNNNNNNNNNNNNNNNNNNNNccctgaaaaggaatctagaaaaaaactagaggctgaagtagctccagggacttcatgcagaagagtgtgatcctagaaacggcacacatagtaagaaaagtgatggactcctaaggaggcaggatgcaacccggaaccccacatataaataccacccagtcgaattggaggactgtgattacgTTTTCTTTCCCCGTGTCGAAAATTGATGACATTGGTTGTCAGGTttgtccctccccccctctcctcccaAGATGATATAgcacatgctatattattattgttggactcgtgcaaccaataataataatgataataaaaataataatgataatagtaatattaacaataatgataataataagcatgAGGCTATGACAAAACTGACGTTATGAGCAACGCCCCTCAGAAATCAAAGACATTCGGATGAAAACGAACATAATTTCTTTCTTatggttgataataataataataataataataataataataataataataataataataatacctctgcCTTCGGTGGTGCGTGCGTGTACGCATGCGCCGTTGTGTGAGCGGCCGTGAAAGCATGCTTgagctcctcttcttcttcttgcttcaaaGAGGTGCGAGAGGAGAGATTGACGTCCTCCCTGATGATGACGTTCATGGCAACGCCCACCTCGCTGACGGGCGTGCATGATCCCGATGGGGGGCCGCCCCCGCTGGCGTGGACGTTCGTCGGCAGGACGGTCAGGTTAAGTCCCCTGCGAAGGGGGGAGAAAGTGATGTAGTGTAGTTGTTCAGGTTGGCtgataccaagagagagagatagagataacgCCATCTTATCATCACGTattcacacacacccaccaccacTCGAATTGTGGTCAGTACAGAAAACGAAAATGCGCCGAAGtgcacaacgtataatgctgtataggACTCTCAGtcgccgtggtggcctgtgtatTTCCGTTGCCAGATGTACGACCATGACTAACACTaacctcaaatataatataaccTACTGatactagaaggctgcaatttggtatgtttgatgtttggtgggtggatgatccacataccaatttgcagccctctagcctcagtagttttcaggatcagagggcggacagaaaaggcgatgacggacagacaaatagccacctcaagcgttatcttttacataaaactaaaaggtAGAAACTGGGTTTTGATAAAATGCCTTATTTCTCTCTGGACATTAGTATAGAAAAGCCCTAAAAACTTTCTCTTATCTGTTAAAATTGTTACTTATTATTGCTGTGTGTGACTGAGCAATGCATAGAACTATATTACCTTagaattatactctgtttttttccatctgtccatccgcatgtggtggttgcgcatggtaacactgcgtcccgggctttaaatagttacgctatgtgtaagagttttaggtaaataaaaggatatcttggtataCATTTGGCAAACTggaaaagttaaaatttttttttaataatttactgttatgtgggcgaattacaccgttaatgttcgaaataggttattatttaaagcccgggacgcagtgttaccatgcgcaaacaccacagccggatggacagatggagaaAAACAGTATAGGTAGCTAACTCGCTGAGTAATagaaatattaatagaaaaagGAAACTATTAAATTCAGCTTCAAGAATTCCAGATAATTCACGGAATAAGTGAAATGGATTCCCTCCCGTTTGGTCTATGTCCGTAGAGTCTCCGtagagggatagtgccgtcagtacacctcatgcggtgcacggcaggcattacttgaagttctttgcagcgtcccttcggtcctcagctgcagcctctttcattctctttactgtacttccgttcatattctcttctatcGTACTtgccaccctttcctaacagttttttcacagtgcaactactacgttttcctcctgttacacctctcgaaCCTTTTGTACTAtcagtttcagcactgaatgaccccacaggtcccagcgcttggcctttagcctcaaTTCTATGTTCTATTCTGTTTTGTTCTATTCTCGTGTCCGTGAAGAGATCTTTGTAAACGTGAATATTGAGAAGAGATTATTCCACCAAGACTTCATAATTGGCTATAAGCATCATGTGCCTTTTTGTGGTCAACTGCTGACGAAGGACTACTTAGTGGTTCATTGTCCCAGATATTATTTCAGTCAACTGGAGAGGTACTAGGTTTCCTCAGGCTAAGTCTGTGGCTGTTATCAGTAGGGATGGTTGCGGTTTTTGCGCCCTTATCTCACGTCTTGAGCGTTCGTAATGTTTTTGTACTCCATTTATGCGTTATCCAACTTCTAcgtatagcgcctcagtggcgtggttggtttggtgtttgcttctcacctcggtggtcgcgggttcgattctcggccattccattgaggagtgagagatgtgtatttctggtgataggagttcactctcgacgtggttcggaagtcacgtcaagccgttggtcccgttgctgaataactactggttccatgcaacgtaaaaacaccatacaaacaaacaacttctACGTCGTTTTTTCACGTTTTCCCCTCATTTCTTTTATCGTTTATAATTGAGTATTTCAGGTTAGATCACCTCATCATTTATTGTTCACTTGACGGACTAATTATAAAAATGCCCGCCATGGAACTGTATTGGGTCTTGGGTTCTAAATATTATCCCCGCTCTACTaacttaaaattctaggaatttatttctggtaatagaaattcatttctcgatgtggttcgtatcccacaataagctgtaagtccctgCTAAGcagccagttggttcctagccacgtcaaaatatctaatccttcgggccagccctaggagaaaagctggtctggtaaaacttaagatatacttattCACGAAATGAAGCTGATCgacgccttaatattctttggaagtttaagAATTcaaagtcagtggtccctttggtgggcttgtttcatataaataaggttcatcttaataataataataataataataataataataataataataataataatataataataaggacAGTTAGCAATGGAAGGCGTGTATGAATGGGACTAATCCTGAATTCCACACAGTTTTAAGGAAATTTTAAGATTGCTTAAGTGAACAAAATGTGTACCGGTTACGATTCAGTGATCACCCATCCCGTAgggggggtagcgccgtcagtgcacctcgtgaaaTGCACTCTAGGCATTAGTTAAGGTCCTGTGCATCGTCCGTTCTTAAGGCCCCTCAGCTGcacccactttcattcctttaaactctaaatttccgtttcagcgttgagtgacctcataggtggTGAGAGAGGCCATTAGGCCAAAATTCCACATACCCTCCATTCTACTCACCCAGGATGATCTTGGGGCGTGGGACCTCTGGACTGGGGCTGGTGCCAAGTCTCTTGTTGGGCTGACGAGATGCTGACGACGTGCGTCTCTTGTTTCGGCGTCCCGgtcatgctgctgctgctgctggtgttcGAGCGCTCCGCTTGGGTAGTGTGGGAAACCGGGATGGGCGGTGACCTCTCCGCCTTGATCGGTTCTTGGGTTGGTGGGTGAGGCACTGGGGAGGAGGTAGTTGTGTCGGAGCtcatggttttttgttttttttgcgttTCTTGGTGAAGAGGCTCTTGTTTTTAGCGTTTCTAAGGCTCTTCTTCTGACTTGTAAGGCTGGTGATGGTGGTGGGGCGTTCTTCCCTATCctctctctggaaaaaaaatggattagaTGAATTAAAATGCACTGGTGAGCGATGTCTGTTGCTTGTGAAGTGTTCAAGATTACAATGACaacatatttttagttttttcatttgttttccaaCAAGAAGATAAAACTCTGTCAAGTGATCTGTTTATTATTGTATAACATGCGTATACCACCCCTGCATAGTCGAAGATCCCTAGAGGATGAAACATTCTACGAATGATGCTTTCGTATTATGTGTAAGTGCGGTCATAATTAAGATTTGGTAAACGTGAATTGTAAATAAGAGGGTGATGTTCGTAAGACATAGGCAGTAACGATATGAaaatgaaagggagagaaaaaaaacaaaactataaaaaaattatacaaagtaTTCTTATTTTCCACACTAAATATCGAAGGACTGCACAAAAATCGACGGATACATAATGAAAGGAATATTTATCTAACCACATGTTGAAACTTGTACGTTTTTTTTCATACATGTTCTTATTATAACGTGCTAAATTGGTTACGTTGTTAATCCCTTGACCCGCTGGTACAAAGACCTCGAGGTCATTCTCCTCACACGATGATACAAGTGGGCCGAAAGGCcggattgtaagtcagtagtcactTGGTAATGCCAtgaaggcgaaacagctgtcagGGCAAAAATCAACCAGTGGAAAAAGGAAGACTGCgtattttcaccagaaattgacgaacgagaatcggaaaaaaactccGACGGTATGAAGACACCTGcaaaaacttattgatgccactgaagcaattgcttttaacgaaaattctataagagaaaaactacccatccttctcgtggtcaggtcggcaaggtgacctcgtcgtgattatggcatCGCGGGTccgtttcctgctaccggacatggtgatttctctcatatttctttgaagttggatctcaaggctttgtagtgacaggcgtatatataaaaaaaaaaggaatttgggaAGTcaggagggcattgtggctattacatttacatatgtatctggtgataATGACAAAAAATGACCAGTAGTTGTACATatgcacacccatatatataaataaaggtttaagtggcttatacctttatttatggatttatcacgttccaaactttcgtgattcagttatacatccatatatataatatatatatatatatatatatatatatatataatatatatatatatatatatatatatatatatatagtctcagtaattgggcggctataAATGATAATAGAGCTTACaagtctgttgtgattttaatttatttcatcaagacatggtcttcctccagaattattttccgaaaattcttatccgtatttgtcttttacaaagttctgaaaaatttttctagatgagaaaattttgtcccagaccggtgtacagtact from Macrobrachium nipponense isolate FS-2020 chromosome 36, ASM1510439v2, whole genome shotgun sequence includes:
- the LOC135203393 gene encoding uncharacterized protein LOC135203393 encodes the protein MSSDTTTSSPVPHPPTQEPIKAERSPPIPVSHTTQAERSNTSSSSSMTGTPKQETHVVSISSAQQETWHQPQSRGPTPQDHPGGLNLTVLPTNVHASGGGPPSGSCTPVSEVGVAMNVIIREDVNLSSRTSLKQEEEEELKHAFTAAHTTAHAYTHAPPKAEVAAEKDNNIWDLLISLPTVILKYFSDEKRYPNLLQLPF